The following proteins come from a genomic window of Proteinivorax hydrogeniformans:
- a CDS encoding histidinol-phosphatase HisJ family protein, whose amino-acid sequence MFDYHVHTSFSEDSQADMEETIKKAIQQGIKEVCFTDHVDYDFCVDGANFEFDIKEYKQTITGYAQKYKNKLSILKGVELGVQPHISEKCSKLTQQGEFDFVIASTHTAQRKDIHTKKFFEGKSAKEANEIYYLELYESIKKFNEFSVIGHIDLLKRYNVEIASGKVQNHLDILEEIFKYLIHNGKGIEINTSGYRYDLGEPLPSVKILKMYKQMGGEIVTLGSDSHTKDTLCHNFSLAKKCMEDAGLKYIARFKKMKPYFVKI is encoded by the coding sequence ATGTTTGATTACCATGTTCATACAAGTTTTTCAGAAGATAGCCAAGCGGATATGGAAGAGACTATTAAAAAGGCTATTCAGCAAGGAATAAAGGAAGTTTGTTTTACAGATCATGTAGATTATGATTTTTGCGTAGATGGGGCTAATTTTGAGTTTGATATTAAGGAGTATAAACAAACCATTACAGGATATGCTCAAAAATATAAAAATAAGCTCTCCATACTAAAGGGGGTAGAGCTAGGTGTCCAACCACATATTTCGGAGAAATGCTCTAAGCTTACCCAACAAGGAGAATTTGATTTTGTTATAGCTTCGACTCACACTGCGCAGCGTAAAGATATTCATACAAAAAAGTTTTTTGAGGGTAAAAGTGCGAAAGAAGCCAATGAAATTTATTATTTAGAGTTATACGAAAGCATAAAAAAGTTTAATGAGTTTAGCGTAATAGGTCATATAGATTTACTTAAAAGATATAATGTAGAGATAGCTTCTGGAAAAGTGCAAAATCATCTAGATATTTTAGAAGAAATTTTCAAGTACTTAATTCATAATGGAAAAGGTATAGAAATAAATACTTCCGGTTATCGATATGATTTAGGTGAGCCATTACCATCTGTAAAGATATTAAAAATGTATAAGCAAATGGGTGGAGAAATAGTTACTTTAGGCTCAGACTCACATACAAAAGACACCTTATGTCACAACTTCAGTCTTGCTAAAAAGTGCATGGAAGATGCAGGCTTAAAGTATATTGCTAGGTTTAAAAAAATGAAGCCTTACTTTGTGAAAATTTAA
- a CDS encoding DUF368 domain-containing protein → MEKIKLALLGIPLGISLVLPGLSFGTVALLLKVYDRILAAIKNFNLRFLWPIGVGVAGGILASSHLIAFILANYHNLTYAFLMGLILVSVRVTLNEVEKFAKVDSLFVIIGFFIAYYFGKESLEHGMLIYLPISISLVISGILSSSAMILPGISGATMLIMLGIYDDVLKAVNTFDVRLLFFFAIGVGLGLILFSWLLTYLLKSYRSRVMLFLSGLIVGSATMVVPTSIGVGEVILFCIGGALAYIGTNR, encoded by the coding sequence ATGGAAAAAATAAAACTTGCTTTACTAGGAATTCCTTTAGGAATTTCGCTGGTTTTGCCAGGGCTAAGCTTTGGAACGGTAGCATTACTTCTAAAAGTTTATGATAGGATATTAGCAGCCATAAAAAACTTTAATCTTAGGTTTTTATGGCCTATTGGAGTTGGAGTAGCTGGAGGTATATTAGCTTCTAGCCACCTGATTGCGTTTATTTTGGCAAACTACCATAATTTAACCTATGCATTCTTGATGGGTTTAATATTGGTTTCTGTTAGAGTTACTTTAAATGAAGTGGAAAAGTTCGCCAAAGTAGATAGCCTTTTTGTAATTATAGGTTTTTTTATTGCATATTACTTTGGCAAAGAAAGCTTAGAACATGGCATGTTGATTTATCTACCTATTTCTATATCCCTTGTGATTAGTGGAATCCTAAGTAGTAGCGCCATGATTCTGCCGGGAATTAGCGGAGCTACCATGTTAATTATGTTAGGAATATATGATGATGTATTAAAAGCAGTAAATACTTTTGATGTTAGACTACTATTCTTTTTTGCTATAGGTGTAGGATTAGGACTAATTTTATTTAGCTGGTTACTTACCTATTTGTTAAAAAGCTATAGATCAAGGGTGATGTTATTTTTATCTGGGCTGATAGTAGGTTCTGCGACAATGGTTGTACCCACATCTATAGGTGTTGGAGAGGTTATATTATTCTGCATAGGTGGAGCTTTGGCATACATCGGTACAAACAGATAA